From Verrucomicrobiota bacterium:
GAATTTCGGCGTCACGTGTGCCGGAAACGTGGCCAGCGTGGCGTCCCCGACCAGGAACGTGTTGAAGTCCTTCGACAGATTCTCGTAGCCGGCGCAGGTGCGGGCGTAACACATGTCCGTGGCGTAACCGGTCAGCAACACGTGCCGGACACCTTGCTGATGGAGAAACTCCCGCAGCTTCTCGTAACCCTCGGCGTCGTAAATCACCACGTCGTCGGGGAACACTGCGATGTCGCGCGTGACGGGAATTGGCAGATTCCAAAACCCGGGGTTGTTGTAGCGGTACGCCTCCAAGCCGGGAAATTGCCTGAAGTAATCCACGGCCGGCTTGTCTTGCGAAAGCTTGAGCGTCGCGGGTAAAGCTTCGCCGTGATAATTGAACGCGCGAAGTGTCGCGTCCAGTTCCGCCGCGCCCTGTTTCCGCTCCGCGGCGTCAGGATTGTGCGTGAATGAACGATACATTTTACGCCGGATCGGATCGTTCGTGCCCGGCAAACTGTAGAGGACAGCAGCGACTTTTCCACGCAGCGCTTTGAGAAACGGATTCACCACGCCACGCGTGTGTTTCGCGGCGAGATGATTTTTTTCCGGCGTGCAAAAATCCGCCACGCCCGCCGGTTCGGGCGTGTCCCAGCCCTGCCCGTCGTCAATACCCCACGGATGAACCATGATGATCGCAGTCTCGCTGGCGCGCAGATGGTTTGGCATTTCGATGATGCCGCGCGCGTTGTAACTCCAGCGCCACGCGCGCACGTGCAGGTCGGCGACCGCGTCGTTGACGATGGCGGGCGCTTCCCAACGGTTGGTTTCGCGTATGGGCTCGACCC
This genomic window contains:
- a CDS encoding cysteine hydrolase: MKTSLVTVCLGLLLTACVAAADAPRTYENKLTPIKNPKPLLADHAEWVEPIRETNRWEAPAIVNDAVADLHVRAWRWSYNARGIIEMPNHLRASETAIIMVHPWGIDDGQGWDTPEPAGVADFCTPEKNHLAAKHTRGVVNPFLKALRGKVAAVLYSLPGTNDPIRRKMYRSFTHNPDAAERKQGAAELDATLRAFNYHGEALPATLKLSQDKPAVDYFRQFPGLEAYRYNNPGFWNLPIPVTRDIAVFPDDVVIYDAEGYEKLREFLHQQGVRHVLLTGYATDMCYARTCAGYENLSKDFNTFLVGDATLATFPAHVTPKFATSAHIAFASLNQLITQISWIKYEPRKK